A part of Arachis hypogaea cultivar Tifrunner chromosome 12, arahy.Tifrunner.gnm2.J5K5, whole genome shotgun sequence genomic DNA contains:
- the LOC140177168 gene encoding uncharacterized protein — protein MVKQSTQLKELKTQMQQPQFKELEIEVERQISAIKVVRDVEIERLLMELRLVRSCFSEEQLRKPILQVFEETLPNPSIVKDEGNGKFDVKWKEKRSRMSTTCGGVFEEPCEAQTLTSQEGLQTPNVSSQRLSVGMTPKILRLPKPSEMLLSVHGSPFGVYGSYIWYEANVLFETIAISCSFSFLVA, from the exons ATGGTCAAACAATCAACTCAATTGAAGGAACTTAAAACCCAAATGCAGCAACCTCAATTCAAAGAGCTTGAAATCGAAG TGGAGCGTCAAATCAGTGCAATTAAGGTGGTTCGTGATGTTGAGATTGAGCGATTGTTGATGGAACTTCGTTTGGTTCGGTCGTGTTTCAGTGAGGAACAGCTCCGGAAGCCAATACTGCAGGTCTTCGAAGAAACCTTACCAAATCCCTCAATTGTGAAAGATGAAGGTAATGGAAAATTTGATGTGAAGTGGAAAGAGAAAAGGAGCAGAATGTCCACGACTTGTGGTGGT GTTTTTGAGGAGCCATGTGAAGCTCAGACTCTCACAAGTCAAGAAGGTCTTCAGACTCCCAAT GTGAGTAGTCAGCGCTTGTCTGTTGGGATGACACCCAAAATTCTTAGGCTGCCGAAACCTAGTGAGATGCTTCTCTCTGTCCATGGATCACCTTTTGGTGTTTATGGAAGCTATATATGGTATGAAGCAAATGTTCTATTTGAAACTATTGCTATATCTTGTTCATTTAGTTTCCTTGTTGCATGA